A region of Ictidomys tridecemlineatus isolate mIctTri1 chromosome 4, mIctTri1.hap1, whole genome shotgun sequence DNA encodes the following proteins:
- the Msmp gene encoding prostate-associated microseminoprotein, with product MALRMLWAGQTKGILGGWGIICLVMSLLLQYPGVHSKCYFQAQAPCHYEGKYFTLGESWLRKDCFHCTCLHPVGVGCCDTSQHPIDFPAECEVRQEAGTCQFSLVQKSDPRLPCKGGGPDLEWGSANTPVPGVPAPHSG from the exons ATGGCCCTGAGGATGCTCTGGGCTGGACAGACCAAAGGGATCCTAGGAGGCTGGGGGATCATCTGCTTGGTGATGTCTCTACTCTTGCAGTACCCAGGAGTCCACAGCAAGTGTTACTTCCAAGCTCAAG ccccctgTCACTATGAGGGGAAATATTTCACTTTGGGTGAGTCTTGGCTCCGCAAGGACTGTTTCCATTGCACCTGTCTGCATCCTGTTGGTGTGGGCTGCTGTGACAC GTCTCAGCACCCCATCGACTTCCCTGCTGAGTGTGAGGTACGTCAAGAGGCAGGAACCTGCCAGTTCTCCCTGGTGCAAAAATCAGACCCTCGGCTGCCCTGCAAAGGGGGAGGACCTGACCTAGAGTGGGGCTCAGCTAACACCCCTGTTCCTGGGGTTCCTGCTCCTCACTCCGGCTAA